The Clostridioides sp. ES-S-0010-02 genome window below encodes:
- the spoVAD gene encoding stage V sporulation protein AD, with translation MKNKRIGKRTVKLENKPTIISAGTIVGSKEGEGPLKDYFDMIMTDDLYGEKTWELAESKMVETASQKAIQKAGKKLSDVNYMLGGDLINQIVPASFAARELAIPFLGIYGACSTMAEGLCIGSMLVDGGFADLVLSGTSSHYCTAERQFRFPLELGNQKPMTAQWTVTGAGSVLLAPNGEGPKVKYVTVGKVIDKGIDDGNNMGPAMAPAAIDTIYSYFEDTNDDPNSFDIIATGDLGTLGKQIAEDFLKEKGVDISKCYTDCGIEMFNLKEQDVHCGGSGCGCSATVFAGYIYEKLRKKEFNKVMLVSTGALLSPTSTLQKQTIPCVAHAVVIVNE, from the coding sequence ATGAAAAATAAAAGAATTGGAAAAAGAACAGTCAAGCTAGAGAATAAACCAACAATAATATCCGCTGGTACTATAGTAGGTTCTAAAGAAGGTGAAGGACCATTAAAAGATTATTTTGATATGATTATGACTGATGATTTATATGGTGAAAAGACTTGGGAATTGGCTGAAAGTAAAATGGTAGAGACTGCATCTCAGAAAGCCATACAGAAGGCAGGAAAAAAACTGTCAGATGTAAATTATATGCTAGGCGGGGATTTAATCAATCAAATAGTACCAGCATCTTTTGCTGCAAGAGAATTAGCAATTCCATTTTTGGGTATATATGGCGCTTGTTCTACAATGGCAGAAGGACTTTGCATAGGTTCTATGCTTGTAGATGGTGGTTTTGCAGATTTAGTGCTATCAGGAACATCAAGCCATTATTGTACAGCAGAAAGACAATTTAGATTTCCACTAGAATTAGGAAATCAAAAGCCAATGACAGCTCAATGGACAGTTACAGGAGCAGGAAGTGTTTTATTAGCTCCTAATGGAGAAGGTCCTAAAGTAAAATATGTTACAGTTGGAAAAGTAATAGATAAAGGTATTGATGATGGTAATAATATGGGACCAGCCATGGCTCCAGCAGCAATAGATACTATATATTCTTATTTTGAAGATACTAATGATGACCCAAATAGCTTTGACATAATTGCTACTGGCGATTTAGGTACACTTGGCAAACAAATAGCAGAAGACTTTTTGAAAGAGAAGGGTGTAGATATTTCAAAGTGTTATACTGATTGTGGTATAGAAATGTTTAACCTTAAAGAGCAAGATGTTCACTGTGGTGGGAGTGGATGTGGATGTTCAGCTACAGTATTTGCAGGATATATATATGAAAAATTAAGAAAAAAAGAATTTAACAAAGTAATGCTTGTATCAACAGGAGCACTATTATCACCAACAAGTACACTACAAAAGCAAACAATACCTTGTGTTGCACATGCAGTAGTAATAGTAAATGAGTAG
- a CDS encoding anti-sigma F factor, which yields MNNIMEVKFSALSENESLARVIVASFAAKLDPTVDELVDIKTAVSEAVTNAIIHGYEEDSSKFVFLKCEIEGNTIKIVVEDEGYGIENVEKAMEPLYTSKPELDRSGMGFTVMKSFMDDVEVSSRKDNGTRIEMTKKINLPK from the coding sequence ATGAATAATATTATGGAAGTTAAATTTTCGGCACTATCAGAAAATGAAAGTTTAGCAAGAGTTATAGTAGCATCATTTGCAGCAAAATTAGACCCAACAGTAGATGAATTAGTTGATATAAAGACTGCTGTCTCTGAGGCTGTTACAAATGCTATAATACATGGATATGAAGAAGACAGTTCTAAGTTTGTTTTTTTGAAATGTGAGATAGAGGGAAATACTATAAAAATCGTAGTTGAAGATGAAGGGTATGGAATAGAAAATGTGGAGAAGGCAATGGAACCACTTTATACATCAAAACCAGAACTTGATAGATCAGGAATGGGATTCACAGTTATGAAAAGCTTTATGGACGATGTAGAGGTAAGTTCTAGAAAAGATAATGGCACTAGAATTGAAATGACTAAAAAAATAAATTTGCCTAAATAA
- a CDS encoding calcium/sodium antiporter, translated as MFITVILFLVGFLLITKGADIFINCTVEIGRKTNISEIILGATIVSFATTLPEFTVSLLASIDGHTTMSLGNAIGSIICNTGLALGLVVFLSPFNVDKKMFFSKSLLLIVSVIVLILLGLDGVITRGDSLLLIIILIFYMVNNYKSVVGKSNTKNRGIQKDTIKEIPIKKSKQYRGFSIAEIIKILILFATGLIMMIIGSQILIESGVRIASFLNIPQGIVSLTIIALGTSLPEIVSSITAIRKNHHEISVGNILGANILNIVSVIAVSAIPNNIPILSQNRKLDIPFMILLLLLVIVPTLKSNRLSRLQGVLMLFTYFIYISILYFMYII; from the coding sequence TTGTTTATCACAGTGATATTATTTTTAGTAGGTTTCCTATTAATTACTAAAGGCGCAGATATCTTTATAAATTGTACTGTAGAGATAGGTAGAAAAACGAATATTTCAGAAATTATACTTGGAGCAACTATTGTTAGTTTTGCAACAACATTGCCTGAATTTACAGTGTCATTACTTGCTTCTATTGATGGTCACACTACAATGAGTTTAGGAAATGCAATTGGTTCTATAATATGTAATACAGGGTTAGCATTAGGTTTAGTTGTTTTTCTAAGTCCATTTAATGTAGATAAAAAAATGTTTTTTTCTAAGTCTTTACTATTAATAGTATCTGTTATAGTTTTAATTTTATTGGGGTTAGATGGAGTTATAACAAGAGGAGATTCATTATTACTTATAATAATATTGATTTTTTATATGGTTAATAACTATAAGAGTGTTGTAGGAAAATCGAATACTAAAAATAGAGGTATTCAAAAAGATACTATTAAAGAAATACCTATAAAGAAGAGTAAACAGTACAGAGGTTTTTCTATAGCAGAAATTATAAAAATACTAATACTTTTTGCTACAGGTTTAATAATGATGATAATAGGTTCTCAAATTCTTATAGAGAGTGGTGTAAGAATAGCTAGTTTTCTTAATATACCTCAAGGTATAGTGAGTTTGACTATAATAGCACTTGGAACTTCTTTACCAGAGATAGTGTCTTCAATTACTGCCATAAGAAAAAATCATCATGAAATATCTGTAGGAAATATTCTGGGTGCAAATATATTGAATATAGTATCAGTAATAGCTGTATCAGCAATACCAAATAACATACCAATATTATCTCAAAATAGAAAACTTGATATACCATTCATGATATTATTATTGTTATTAGTAATAGTACCAACTCTTAAATCAAATAGACTTAGTAGACTACAAGGTGTATTAATGTTATTTACATATTTTATATATATATCAATTTTGTATTTTATGTATATTATTTAA
- a CDS encoding molybdopterin-dependent oxidoreductase produces the protein MDTIKKLSHGCTLDCHDCCKFNVYTKGNNVIKIEGDRNHPYTKGFICKKGFAHLDRLNHKDRIETPMLKVDGIWKKISFDEALEIMADKLLFYKEHYTSKSIMHYDQYGSGSILKYIGDVFFNFYGGVSRHKGGPCWSAGMHAQKYDFGVAKGHAIEDMLNSKSIFIWGKNPAYTTIHTMQIIKKAKEKGIKIVVIDPIYTKTAQMADKYIQVNPGTDGALAMAMAKIIIEDNLQDEEYINSYVVGFEEYKKYLDSLDLNFLCDECGVKEKDISALVDLYANKYSSINVGYGLQKYKNGGNTIRAIDALGAITGQIGFSGGGVNYANKVYPNVIDADPYNSQSYGEDREFYVSNISKFIEESLKDNISDEVNNTLEKPNNTLNKFDKMSSKSLKGNIPIKMAVITKSNMLNQLPDLVELERVFSKIEFKVCFDMFMTDTATLCDLFIPCTNTLESEDIIYSSMTNPYITYNERAVTPKHELMDEYYFFMELAKKMKLEGYPFVTKKEYLEKVIEPLKRFEKSLDIEKLKNSYFTIHNPIAWEDKKFETPSGKYELYSERIRDLGISPIPVYISNKTRNFEDENRKNIFRLLTNHHADTLFSQHFMDKTSIAQAYINQIMARKIGVNNKDIVTLKSKKTKIDVQINIDSGVSDYIVKMYVGWWKKHGNPNSLTDTGISDIGGQVTYNETMVEIIRQN, from the coding sequence ATGGATACAATAAAGAAATTAAGTCATGGATGTACACTAGATTGCCATGATTGTTGTAAATTTAATGTTTATACTAAAGGAAATAATGTGATAAAAATTGAAGGAGATAGAAATCATCCTTATACAAAAGGATTTATATGTAAAAAGGGGTTTGCTCATTTAGATAGATTAAATCATAAAGATAGGATAGAGACTCCAATGTTAAAGGTAGATGGTATATGGAAAAAGATTTCTTTTGATGAAGCATTAGAGATAATGGCAGATAAACTCCTATTTTATAAAGAACACTATACATCAAAATCTATTATGCACTATGACCAATATGGAAGTGGGTCTATATTAAAATATATAGGAGATGTATTTTTTAATTTTTATGGAGGAGTTAGTAGGCATAAGGGTGGGCCATGTTGGAGTGCAGGAATGCATGCCCAAAAGTATGACTTTGGAGTAGCTAAGGGACATGCTATAGAAGATATGCTAAACAGCAAGAGTATATTTATATGGGGAAAAAATCCAGCATATACTACCATTCATACTATGCAAATAATTAAAAAAGCCAAAGAAAAAGGGATAAAAATAGTAGTCATTGACCCTATATATACAAAGACTGCTCAAATGGCAGATAAGTACATACAAGTGAACCCTGGAACAGATGGAGCATTAGCTATGGCTATGGCAAAAATTATAATAGAAGATAACCTGCAGGACGAAGAATATATAAATTCGTATGTTGTTGGTTTTGAGGAATATAAAAAATATTTGGATTCACTAGATTTAAACTTTTTATGTGATGAATGTGGTGTTAAAGAAAAGGATATAAGTGCGTTAGTTGATTTATATGCTAATAAATATTCAAGTATAAATGTAGGTTATGGTCTTCAAAAGTATAAAAATGGAGGAAATACAATAAGAGCGATAGATGCATTAGGAGCTATAACAGGTCAAATAGGATTTAGTGGTGGTGGAGTGAATTATGCTAATAAGGTTTATCCAAATGTGATAGATGCTGACCCTTATAATAGCCAATCATATGGCGAAGATAGGGAGTTTTATGTAAGTAATATTAGCAAGTTTATAGAAGAATCCTTAAAAGACAATATATCAGATGAAGTTAATAATACATTAGAGAAACCAAATAATACATTGAACAAGTTTGATAAGATGTCAAGTAAATCACTAAAAGGAAATATTCCTATAAAGATGGCAGTAATAACTAAAAGTAATATGTTAAATCAATTGCCAGATTTAGTAGAGTTAGAAAGAGTTTTTTCAAAGATTGAATTTAAAGTATGCTTTGATATGTTTATGACTGACACAGCTACTTTATGTGACTTATTTATACCTTGTACAAATACGCTTGAAAGTGAAGATATAATTTATAGTTCAATGACCAATCCATATATAACATACAATGAAAGAGCAGTAACACCAAAGCATGAATTGATGGATGAGTATTATTTTTTTATGGAGTTAGCTAAAAAGATGAAACTAGAAGGTTATCCTTTTGTAACAAAAAAAGAATACTTAGAAAAAGTAATTGAGCCACTTAAACGTTTTGAGAAAAGTCTAGATATAGAGAAACTTAAAAATAGTTATTTTACTATACATAATCCTATTGCTTGGGAAGATAAGAAGTTCGAAACTCCATCTGGAAAATATGAACTTTATTCAGAAAGGATAAGAGATTTAGGAATTAGTCCAATTCCAGTGTATATAAGTAATAAAACTAGAAACTTTGAAGATGAAAATAGGAAAAATATTTTTAGACTGCTAACTAATCACCATGCAGATACTTTGTTTAGTCAACACTTTATGGATAAGACATCTATAGCTCAAGCGTATATAAATCAAATTATGGCTAGAAAAATAGGTGTTAACAATAAGGATATTGTAACTTTAAAGTCAAAAAAAACAAAAATAGATGTACAGATAAATATAGATAGTGGAGTAAGTGATTATATAGTAAAAATGTATGTTGGATGGTGGAAGAAACATGGCAATCCTAATAGTTTAACAGATACTGGTATATCTGATATTGGTGGTCAAGTAACATATAATGAAACGATGGTAGAAATAATACGACAAAACTAG
- the sigF gene encoding RNA polymerase sporulation sigma factor SigF yields the protein MEVTVAREEKKPLLSHEETLELIDKVQNGDEEAKEILISSNLGLVRSVVSRFLNIGYDREDLFQLGSIGLIKSIYKFDPKFNVKFSTYAVPMILGEIKRYLRDDGMIKVSRSLKQIAVKAKMESEALTKKLGREPSIEEIAQALDVEKEDLVMAMEANFNVEYLQGVIHEEEGSPICLIDKISMKGESEEEKVVDNILLKDILGRLDKRERQIIVLRYFEDMTQSEIGEMLNISQVQVSRIEKKVLSKLKEYIS from the coding sequence ATGGAAGTAACTGTTGCCAGAGAAGAAAAAAAACCTCTTCTTAGTCATGAAGAGACTCTAGAACTTATTGATAAAGTTCAAAATGGAGATGAAGAGGCAAAAGAAATATTAATATCAAGTAATTTAGGTCTAGTTAGGAGCGTTGTATCTAGATTTTTAAATATAGGGTATGATAGAGAAGATTTATTTCAATTAGGTTCTATAGGTTTAATAAAATCAATATATAAATTTGACCCTAAATTTAATGTTAAATTCTCTACTTATGCAGTACCAATGATTCTAGGTGAAATAAAGAGATACTTAAGAGATGATGGTATGATAAAAGTATCAAGGTCATTGAAGCAAATAGCTGTAAAGGCCAAGATGGAAAGTGAAGCTTTAACTAAAAAGCTAGGCAGAGAACCAAGTATAGAAGAAATAGCTCAAGCATTAGATGTAGAAAAAGAAGATTTAGTAATGGCTATGGAAGCTAATTTTAATGTAGAGTATTTGCAAGGTGTTATTCATGAAGAAGAAGGTTCTCCAATATGCCTTATTGATAAGATAAGCATGAAAGGAGAAAGTGAGGAAGAAAAAGTTGTAGATAATATATTATTAAAGGATATACTTGGAAGACTGGATAAGAGAGAACGTCAAATAATAGTTCTCAGATATTTTGAAGATATGACTCAAAGTGAAATAGGAGAAATGCTCAATATATCACAGGTTCAAGTATCAAGAATAGAGAAAAAAGTATTATCTAAGTTAAAAGAATATATATCATGA
- the spoIIAA gene encoding anti-sigma F factor antagonist, whose product MVKYSLEHKNLYIEFMCSELDHHVANEIREEIDNLLSVNQVKNVVFDFGNINFMDSSGIGVIIGRYKKISNEGGRVSVINISSRVKKIFDLSGLNKIIGIYDTYEEALSSL is encoded by the coding sequence ATGGTAAAATATTCCTTAGAACATAAGAATCTATACATAGAATTTATGTGCTCAGAACTAGACCACCATGTAGCTAATGAAATAAGGGAAGAAATAGATAACTTATTAAGTGTTAATCAAGTAAAAAATGTTGTATTTGATTTTGGAAATATTAATTTTATGGATTCTTCAGGTATAGGTGTCATCATAGGTAGATATAAAAAAATTTCTAATGAAGGGGGACGAGTTTCAGTAATTAATATAAGTTCACGAGTTAAGAAAATTTTTGATTTATCTGGGTTAAATAAAATTATTGGCATTTATGATACGTATGAAGAAGCTCTAAGTTCTTTGTAG
- the pflA gene encoding pyruvate formate lyase-activating protein: MIKGKVHSIETFGTVDGPGIRYILFFQGCPLRCKYCHNRDTWDTKSGKEYTVDEIITDALKYTSFMKFSGGGITASGGESTLQPEFLSELFKKAKENNIHTCLDTSGFVDIETIDSVLDNTDLVLLDLKHMVEEKSIDLTGVGMDKALKLAKHLESRNIPVWIRHVLVPGITDDIDNLEKLGKFVATLKNVERFELLPYHSMGIHKWENLGIDYELKDVPDATKEDIKKASEIISKFGAKVYNS; the protein is encoded by the coding sequence ATGATTAAGGGAAAAGTACACTCTATAGAAACATTTGGTACTGTAGATGGTCCAGGAATAAGATACATACTATTCTTTCAAGGATGTCCTCTTAGATGCAAATACTGTCATAATAGAGATACATGGGATACCAAATCTGGAAAAGAATATACAGTTGATGAAATAATAACTGATGCTCTTAAGTATACTTCTTTTATGAAGTTTTCTGGTGGAGGTATTACTGCTTCTGGTGGCGAGTCTACTCTTCAACCAGAGTTTTTAAGTGAGCTATTTAAAAAAGCTAAAGAAAATAACATACACACTTGTCTAGATACATCTGGATTTGTAGATATAGAAACTATAGACTCAGTTTTAGATAATACTGACTTAGTTTTGCTTGATTTAAAACATATGGTTGAAGAAAAATCTATTGATTTGACTGGTGTGGGTATGGATAAAGCTTTAAAACTTGCTAAACACTTAGAATCAAGAAATATTCCAGTATGGATAAGACATGTTTTAGTTCCTGGAATTACTGATGATATAGACAACTTAGAAAAATTAGGTAAATTCGTTGCTACATTAAAAAATGTAGAGAGATTCGAATTACTGCCATATCATTCTATGGGAATACACAAATGGGAAAATCTAGGTATTGATTATGAATTAAAAGATGTTCCTGATGCTACCAAAGAAGATATTAAAAAAGCTAGTGAAATAATCTCTAAGTTTGGAGCAAAAGTGTATAATAGCTAA
- the pflB gene encoding formate C-acetyltransferase, whose protein sequence is MNAWQGFKTGRWTKEVNVREFIQLNYSPYEGNDSFLAGATENTKKLWDKAMVLFKKERENGGTLDVDTKTISGIAAYAPGYLDKVLETIVGLQTDAPLKRAVMPYGGIKMVENSCDAFGYELDPEIKEIFTKYRKTHNQGVFDAYTPEMRAARKSGIITGLPDAYGRGRIIGDYRRVALYGVDALIEDKIEQKKSLEVSCMDEEVIRLREEITEQISALNELKKMAESYGFDISKPATNSKEAVQWLYFGYLAAVKDQNGAAMSLGRTSTFLDIYFERDLKAGTVTEEELQEYMDHFVMKLRMVKFLRTPDYNNLFSGDPTWVTECIGGMGVDGRTLVTKNSFRMLNTLYTLGPSPEPNLTVLWSTRLPQGFKDFCSKVSIDTSSVQYENDDLMRPYWGDDYGIACCVSAMKIGKQMQFFGARVNLAKTLLYAINGGIDEKSGAQVGPRFEPITSEYLDFDEVMSKFEPFTDWLANLYVNTLNVIHYMHDKYSYEALEMALHDRDIFRTMACGMAGLSVCADSLSAIKHAKVKTIRNEQGIAVDFEIEGDYPKYGNNDDRVDSIAVELVESFMNKIRKNKTYRNSYPTQSILTITSNVVYGKKTGNTPDGRRAGAPFAPGANPMHGRDTNGALASLSSVAKLPYEHAQDGISNTFSIVPGALGKDMDERINNLSAMMDGYFAQNAHHLNVNVFDRATLEDAMEHPEEYPQLTIRVSGYAVNFIKLTKEQQLDVINRTFHGKMA, encoded by the coding sequence ATGAATGCATGGCAAGGATTTAAAACAGGAAGATGGACTAAAGAAGTAAATGTCAGAGAGTTTATACAATTAAACTATTCTCCATATGAAGGAAATGACTCTTTCTTAGCTGGTGCTACTGAAAACACTAAAAAACTATGGGACAAAGCAATGGTCTTATTTAAAAAAGAAAGAGAAAATGGTGGTACTTTAGATGTAGATACAAAAACTATTTCTGGAATAGCTGCATATGCTCCAGGATATTTAGATAAAGTATTAGAAACAATAGTTGGATTACAAACGGATGCCCCTTTAAAAAGAGCGGTTATGCCATATGGTGGTATAAAAATGGTTGAAAATTCATGTGATGCTTTTGGATATGAATTAGACCCTGAAATAAAAGAAATATTTACTAAATATAGAAAAACACATAACCAAGGAGTCTTTGATGCATATACTCCAGAAATGAGAGCTGCTAGAAAATCTGGTATAATAACAGGTCTTCCAGATGCTTATGGTAGAGGTAGAATAATAGGTGACTATAGAAGAGTTGCTTTATATGGTGTTGATGCCTTAATAGAAGATAAAATTGAACAAAAGAAATCGTTAGAAGTTTCTTGCATGGATGAAGAAGTTATAAGACTAAGAGAAGAAATAACTGAACAAATATCAGCTTTAAATGAACTTAAAAAGATGGCTGAATCTTATGGCTTTGATATATCAAAACCAGCAACTAACTCAAAAGAAGCTGTACAATGGTTATACTTTGGTTATTTAGCTGCTGTTAAAGACCAAAATGGTGCTGCAATGTCTTTAGGTAGAACGTCTACTTTCCTAGATATATACTTTGAAAGAGATTTAAAAGCTGGAACAGTGACAGAAGAAGAATTACAAGAATATATGGACCATTTTGTTATGAAATTAAGAATGGTTAAATTCTTAAGAACTCCTGATTACAACAATTTATTCTCTGGAGACCCAACTTGGGTAACTGAGTGTATAGGAGGTATGGGAGTAGATGGTAGAACATTAGTTACTAAAAACTCATTTAGAATGTTAAATACTCTATATACATTAGGACCATCACCAGAACCAAACTTAACAGTTTTATGGTCAACTAGATTACCTCAAGGATTCAAAGATTTCTGTTCTAAGGTATCTATAGATACAAGTTCAGTTCAATATGAAAATGATGATTTAATGAGACCATACTGGGGAGACGATTACGGTATAGCTTGTTGTGTATCTGCAATGAAAATAGGTAAACAAATGCAGTTCTTCGGAGCTAGAGTTAACTTAGCAAAAACTTTATTATATGCTATAAATGGTGGTATTGATGAAAAATCTGGTGCTCAAGTTGGACCAAGATTTGAGCCTATAACTTCTGAGTATTTAGACTTTGATGAAGTTATGAGTAAATTTGAACCATTTACTGATTGGTTAGCAAACTTATATGTAAATACTTTAAATGTAATACATTATATGCATGATAAATACTCTTATGAAGCATTAGAGATGGCATTACATGATAGAGATATATTTAGAACTATGGCTTGTGGTATGGCTGGATTATCAGTTTGTGCGGATTCATTATCTGCTATAAAACATGCTAAAGTTAAGACTATCAGAAATGAACAAGGAATAGCTGTTGATTTCGAAATAGAAGGAGATTATCCAAAATACGGAAACAACGATGATAGAGTTGATAGTATAGCTGTAGAGCTAGTTGAAAGCTTCATGAATAAGATAAGAAAAAATAAAACTTATAGAAATTCTTATCCTACTCAATCTATACTTACAATAACTTCAAATGTTGTTTATGGTAAGAAAACTGGTAATACACCAGATGGTAGAAGAGCTGGTGCTCCATTTGCTCCTGGTGCAAACCCAATGCATGGTAGAGATACTAATGGTGCTTTAGCTTCATTATCTTCAGTTGCTAAATTACCATATGAGCATGCTCAAGATGGTATATCTAATACTTTCTCTATAGTACCTGGTGCTTTAGGAAAAGATATGGATGAAAGAATAAATAATCTTTCTGCAATGATGGATGGTTACTTCGCTCAAAATGCTCATCACTTAAATGTTAATGTATTTGATAGAGCTACTTTAGAAGATGCTATGGAACATCCAGAAGAATATCCACAATTAACTATAAGAGTTTCTGGATATGCAGTTAACTTCATAAAATTAACTAAAGAACAACAATTAGATGTTATAAACAGAACATTCCACGGTAAAATGGCTTAG
- a CDS encoding DEAD/DEAH box helicase — MNITKFEDLPISEGIKKAIAEMGFEEPSPIQAQSIPAILSGKDVIGQAQTGTGKTAAFSIPILETIDPNNRSLQAVVLCPTRELAIQVSTEIRKLAKYSHGIKTLPIYGGQPIDRQIKSLKSGVQVVIGTPGRTIDHINRKTLKMDNVKMIILDEADEMLDMGFREDIEMILSKIPEERQTTFFSATMPRGILDLTKRYQKDPEHIKVVRKELTVSNTKQYYIETRSSNKLEVLCRLVDVYDPKLSVVFCNTKRKADELVGDLQARGYFADALHGDLKQTQRDIVMDKFRNGTIDILVATDVAARGIDVDDVECVFNYDLPQDEEYYVHRIGRTGRAGREGMSFTFVFGKEMRKMKDIERYTKSKLIKHNIPTITDVEEKKVGSFFAQVKQTIEEGHLTKQLQWLESFCNDEDYAMVDIAAALVKLSLGEEMKEEIIEEKPRRERGDRKGATGAKDGMIRLFINIGRNQRIQAKDIVGAIAGEVGIPGKMVGTIDIYDKYTFVEIPKKDAKTVIEKMKDIKIKGNKINIEKANKKKK, encoded by the coding sequence ATGAATATAACAAAGTTTGAAGATTTACCAATAAGTGAGGGAATAAAAAAAGCTATAGCTGAAATGGGGTTTGAAGAGCCATCTCCTATACAAGCACAGTCTATACCTGCAATTTTGTCAGGTAAAGACGTTATAGGACAAGCACAAACTGGTACGGGGAAAACAGCAGCTTTTAGTATACCTATACTAGAAACAATAGACCCAAATAATAGAAGTTTACAAGCTGTAGTACTTTGCCCAACAAGAGAGCTTGCAATACAAGTATCTACAGAAATAAGAAAACTAGCTAAATACTCGCACGGAATAAAGACATTACCTATATATGGTGGTCAACCAATAGATAGACAAATAAAATCTCTAAAGAGTGGTGTGCAAGTTGTAATAGGTACACCTGGACGTACAATAGACCATATTAATCGTAAAACATTAAAGATGGATAATGTAAAAATGATTATACTAGATGAAGCAGATGAAATGCTAGATATGGGATTTAGAGAAGACATAGAAATGATTTTAAGTAAGATTCCTGAAGAAAGACAAACAACTTTCTTTTCAGCAACTATGCCAAGAGGAATTTTAGATTTAACTAAGAGATATCAAAAAGACCCAGAACATATAAAAGTTGTTAGAAAAGAACTTACAGTTTCAAATACAAAACAATATTATATAGAAACTAGATCATCAAATAAATTGGAAGTATTATGTAGATTAGTTGATGTGTATGACCCTAAATTATCTGTTGTTTTCTGTAATACTAAAAGAAAAGCAGATGAGTTAGTAGGAGATTTACAAGCAAGAGGATATTTTGCAGATGCATTACATGGTGACTTAAAACAAACACAAAGAGATATAGTAATGGATAAGTTTAGAAATGGTACAATAGATATACTTGTTGCTACTGATGTTGCGGCTAGAGGTATAGATGTTGATGATGTTGAATGTGTATTTAACTATGATTTACCACAAGATGAAGAGTACTATGTTCATAGAATTGGTAGAACTGGTCGTGCTGGTAGAGAAGGTATGTCATTTACTTTTGTATTTGGAAAAGAAATGAGAAAGATGAAAGATATAGAAAGATATACTAAATCTAAATTAATCAAGCATAATATACCAACAATAACTGATGTTGAAGAGAAAAAAGTAGGCTCTTTCTTTGCACAAGTTAAACAAACTATAGAAGAAGGTCATTTAACTAAACAATTACAATGGTTAGAAAGTTTCTGTAATGATGAAGATTATGCAATGGTTGATATTGCTGCTGCACTTGTTAAGTTATCTCTAGGGGAAGAAATGAAAGAAGAAATAATAGAAGAAAAACCTAGAAGAGAACGTGGAGATAGAAAAGGTGCTACTGGAGCTAAAGATGGTATGATTAGATTGTTTATCAATATTGGTAGAAATCAAAGAATACAAGCTAAAGATATCGTTGGTGCTATAGCTGGAGAAGTTGGAATACCAGGTAAAATGGTAGGAACTATAGATATATATGATAAGTATACTTTTGTTGAAATACCTAAAAAAGATGCAAAAACAGTAATTGAAAAAATGAAAGATATTAAGATAAAAGGTAACAAAATTAATATAGAAAAAGCCAATAAAAAGAAAAAATAA
- the spoVAC gene encoding stage V sporulation protein AC, which yields MDKNYKKYVDQISPKPTYLKNYTLAFIVGGIICMIGQAISDLYMKVGGLDKLGASSATSITLIFIGAFLTGLGVYDLIGKRAGAGSIIPITGFANSIVSPAMEYKREGYVLGVGANLFKIAGPVLVYGIGSSILCGIIYYIFKMF from the coding sequence ATGGATAAAAATTATAAAAAATATGTAGACCAAATAAGCCCAAAACCTACATATTTAAAAAACTATACACTTGCATTTATTGTAGGTGGAATTATTTGTATGATAGGGCAAGCCATAAGTGATTTATACATGAAAGTTGGAGGTCTTGATAAATTAGGTGCTAGTTCTGCTACATCAATAACACTGATATTTATAGGGGCATTTCTAACTGGATTAGGAGTTTATGACCTAATCGGAAAAAGAGCAGGAGCTGGTTCTATAATACCAATAACAGGTTTTGCTAACTCAATAGTATCTCCTGCTATGGAGTATAAAAGAGAAGGATATGTATTAGGTGTAGGTGCAAACTTATTTAAAATTGCAGGGCCAGTTTTAGTTTATGGTATAGGTTCTTCTATTTTATGTGGAATTATTTATTATATTTTTAAGATGTTTTAG